A stretch of Rhododendron vialii isolate Sample 1 chromosome 4a, ASM3025357v1 DNA encodes these proteins:
- the LOC131322907 gene encoding putative F-box protein At3g52320, producing MAKRGVNKKSRSGLPPPPRKRRAIAAAATTTISELPDDVIFDILLRIKSIIRFNRVCRRWRRLILQPRFAKSHSSRWSLPLSLIFYRPSDGPTNPAQFSILELEDDDDDLAPLGRQNATVTFRSEIYVPLNGYKGRVMGACNGLVCLRVDNDVVVCNPIVQGRRPFVLPKPPKLANSWSSFGFGYSPLSDEYKVLRCNETQREYVNDIIISFEVCTLGRDDTWRSIGGGGHNGIRFPRSSMSPGIDFVFVNGALYWLGRDMASRLLCYFDVENEELGSTLYLPSQIDGIVHLEVLGEFLYLFDVHRESHVNVWVMREHKRTGARTWKQVCKLPYPCGIAGPIQPIKVFKDGTILMILNKLIADQEKYGKVLASQNPQTGLIKYHEALFLPESIAHAPSFLCPPWLL from the coding sequence ATGGCAAAGAGGGGAGTGAACAAAAAGAGTCGTTCTggtctaccaccaccaccgcggAAAAGAAGGGCTATTGCTGCCGCCGCAACCACCACCATCTCAGAACTTCCAGATGATGTAATTTTCGACATTCTATTAAGAATCAAGTCCATCATTAGATTCAACCGAGTATGCAGGAGGTGGCGCAGACTGATTCTCCAACCCCGCTTCGCCAAATCGCATAGCTCGAGGTGGTCTCTTCCTCTCAGTCTTATCTTCTACCGTCCCTCTGACGGCCCCACCAACCCTGCTCAATTCAGCATTCTCGAGCtagaagacgacgacgacgacctTGCTCCTTTAGGCCGCCAAAACGCCACCGTGACATTCAGATCTGAGATTTACGTCCCCCTCAATGGCTATAAAGGACGAGTAATGGGAGCATGCAATGGGTTGGTTTGTTTGCGTGTTGATAACGATGTTGTGGTGTGTAACCCAATTGTTCAAGGACGACGACCTTTTGTCCTTCCAAAACCGCCAAAACTGGCAAATAGTTGGTCAAGTTTCGGGTTTGGGTATAGTCCATTGAGTGATGAATACAAGGTCTTGAGATGTAATGAAACGCAAAGAGAATATGTTAATGATATTATTATATCGTTTGAGGTCTGCACCCTTGGGAGGGATGATACATGGCGGAGCATCGGAGGAGGAGGGCACAACGGAATACGATTCCCTCGCAGTTCTATGTCCCCtggtattgattttgtttttgtgaatGGTGCACTTTATTGGCTAGGGCGGGACATGGCTTCAAGATTGTTATGCTATTTTGATGTGGAGAATGAGGAATTGGGAAGTACTCTCTACTTGCCTAGTCAAATCGATGGTATCGTGCATCTTGAAGTTTTGGGGGAATTTTTATACCTTTTCGATGTCCATCGGGAAAGTCATGTAAATGTGTGGGTGATGAGAGAGCACAAACGTACGGGGGCTAGGACATGGAAACAGGTTTGTAAGCTACCATATCCTTGTGGGATAGCTGGACCAATCCAACCGATAAAAGTTTTCAAAGATGGAACCATATTGATGATTCTCAATAAACTTATTGCTGATCAAGAAAAATACGGCAAAGTTCTTGCATCTCAGAATCCTCAAACAGGATTAATTAAGTATCACGAAGCTCTATTTTTGCCCGAATCAATTGCTCATGCACCGAGCTTCCTCTGCCCGCCATGGTTGCTATGA
- the LOC131322904 gene encoding uncharacterized protein LOC131322904: MLKIQGVTTWYQSIGLEYLETVGRLLGSWVQNHYILTKLGHTCVSDIHSTMWHCIYVTVGLHRVVRPDWWSYRFVVYLLLMISLLFLCREMPPRHENRQGRIGNLKMGAGQNQLAREIVAALAAANLLQPPPRENADNRALIAMREFSRTNPPQFDGESNDPLVADHWLAHMRKIFNALKITEDDLRVSIVACQLTGEANEWWESILGVRRDARRAARAESQENEPDEENLTWAKFEELFENQYFPESYREQLRINLRG, from the coding sequence atgttgaaaatccagggcgtgacaacttggtatcagagcataggtttagaatacCTCGAGACCGTTGGGAGACTTTTAGgttcatgggttcaaaatcatTACATTTTAACAAAGCTTGGGCATACCTGTGTGAGTGACATTCATTCAActatgtggcattgcatttacGTTACTGTGGGCTTGCATAGAGTTGTTAGACCAGATTGGTGGAGTTATAGATTCGTAGTATATCTGTTGTTGATGATCTCTTTATTGTTTCTTTGTAGAGAGATGCCTCCAAGACATGAGAATAGACAGGGTAGGATTGGGAATCTGAAAATGGGGGCAGGACAGAATCAACTTGCTAGGGAAATTGTAGCAGCACTTGCGGCAGCTAATCTTTTACAACCACCTCCTAGGGAGAATGCGGACAATCGGGCCTTAATAGCCATGCGAGAGTTTAGCCGTACGAATCCACCTCAGTTCGATGGGGAAAGTAACGATCCTCTTGTAGCCGACCATTGGCTTGCACACATGCGTAAGATCTTTAATGCTCTCAAGATTACGGAGGACGACCTACGGGTGAGTATAGTAGCTTGTCAACTTACCGGTgaggcgaatgagtggtgggaatccATTTTAGGAGTAAGGAGAGACGCTCGGAGGGCGGCTAGGGCAGAGAGTCAAGAAAATGAGCCGGATGAGGAAAACCTAACTTGGGCTAAGTTTGAGGAGCTTTTTGAAAACCAATATTTTCCGGAGTCGTATCGTGAGCAACTTAGAATCAATTTGAGAGGTTAG
- the LOC131322905 gene encoding F-box protein At3g07870-like isoform X1 yields MYPGGRKRRAETQIINQENDTDETQEEDETEEDPQMIDTVPDLPTHVVFDILSRLPIKTLFNCRRVCKGWLSLISDPRFAKLHLSRSQVCLLVKPITERYQSRKLNLVDLRIATYARPGEYRIKLVPKINLPKIAFNIVNSCNGFLCLSEPATDDPIYVCNPILGEYITLPKCSSGKTVSSCAFGFSPVTDQYKVVRSFRIGDYHEVEIYTLGEGFWRNIGNDPYGVKPRFDYSFDTFVSGSLHWFAFHYRNPDLINCFDFTSEQFRAVPGPSGFCESQKEYMGLGVLQGCLSICDFSDGDHVDIWLMKDYGVKQSWSKDFYIVYMINETKIYDYYEPIMVLESGLILMLVNEDSLLVYDPVLEHYEDVLIYGIASMFRGTAHVPSLVSLRDIARGENLKEALGFLVSYMLGQKASRPHAFWSRSMKQISGSVVRQLRNQWLINKKIKE; encoded by the exons ATGTATCCCGGTGGCAGAAAAAGGAGAGCCGAGACCCAGATAATCAACCAAGAAAACGATACAGACGAAAcccaagaagaagatgaaacaGAAGAAGATCCTCAAATGATCGATACAGTACCAGATCTCCCGACCCACGTCGTCTTCGACATCCTTTCACGACTCCCAATCAAGACCCTTTTCAATTGCCGCCGTGTTTGTAAGGGCtggctctctctcatctccgacCCTCGTTTCGCCAAACTCCATCTCTCTAGATCACAGGTATGCCTCTTGGTCAAACCCATCACCGAACGCTACCAGTCAAGGAAACTCAACTTGGTCGATCTCCGGATCGCGACCTATGCTCGCCCTGGCGAGTATAGGATCAAACTAGTCCCCAAAATCAACCTCCCCAAAATTGCTTTTAACATTGTAAATTCCTGTAATGGGTTTCTATGTTTGTCTGAGCCCGCAACCGATGACCCCATTTATGTTTGCAATCCAATTTTGGGGGAGTACATTACCCTTCCAAAATGCTCTAGCGGCAAAACTGTTTCCAGCTGTGCTTTTGGTTTTAGCCCTGTGACTGATCAATACAAGGTAGTTCGGTCCTTCCGCATTGGAGACTATCATGAGGTGGAGATATATACATTGGGTGAAGGGTTTTGGAGAAACATAGGAAACGACCCTTATGGAGTGAAACCTAGGTTTGATTACTCGTTTGATACATTCGTTAGTGGATCTCTTCATTGGTTTGCTTTCCACTATCGTAATCCAGACTTAATTAATTGTTTTGACTTTACAAGTGAGCAATTTCGAGCAGTTCCTGGACCTTCGGGGTTTTGTGAGAGTCAGAAGGAATATATGGGCCTTGGAGTGCTACAAGGTTGCCTCTCTATATGTGATTTTTCAGACGGTGATCATGTTGATATATGGTTGATGAAGGATTATGGAGTGAAGCAGTCGTGGAGCAAGGACTTTTACATTGTTTATATGATTAATGAAACTAAAATCTACGACTATTATGAGCCGATTATGGTTTTGGAGAGTGGATTGATCTTGATGTTAGTTAATGAGGATTCTCTTTTGGTTTATGATCCTGTGTTGGAACACTATGAGGATGTTCTCATATATGGGATAGCATCCATGTTCCGTGGAACTGCTCATGTTCCTAGCTTGGTTTCACTCAGGGATATCGCAAGAGGAGAAAACCTAAAG GAAGCACTTGGGTTCTTGGTTTCTTACATGCTTGGCCAGAAAGCTTCTCGACCTCATGCTTTCTGGTCACGGAGTATGAAACAGATCAGTGGATCAGTAGTAAGACAATTGAGAAATCAATGGCTTATCAACAAAAAGATCAAGGAATAA
- the LOC131322905 gene encoding F-box protein At3g07870-like isoform X2, giving the protein MYPGGRKRRAETQIINQENDTDETQEEDETEEDPQMIDTVPDLPTHVVFDILSRLPIKTLFNCRRVCKGWLSLISDPRFAKLHLSRSQVCLLVKPITERYQSRKLNLVDLRIATYARPGEYRIKLVPKINLPKIAFNIVNSCNGFLCLSEPATDDPIYVCNPILGEYITLPKCSSGKTVSSCAFGFSPVTDQYKVVRSFRIGDYHEVEIYTLGEGFWRNIGNDPYGVKPRFDYSFDTFVSGSLHWFAFHYRNPDLINCFDFTSEQFRAVPGPSGFCESQKEYMGLGVLQGCLSICDFSDGDHVDIWLMKDYGVKQSWSKDFYIVYMINETKIYDYYEPIMVLESGLILMLVNEDSLLVYDPVLEHYEDVLIYGIASMFRGTAHVPSLVSLRDIARGENLKMCRA; this is encoded by the exons ATGTATCCCGGTGGCAGAAAAAGGAGAGCCGAGACCCAGATAATCAACCAAGAAAACGATACAGACGAAAcccaagaagaagatgaaacaGAAGAAGATCCTCAAATGATCGATACAGTACCAGATCTCCCGACCCACGTCGTCTTCGACATCCTTTCACGACTCCCAATCAAGACCCTTTTCAATTGCCGCCGTGTTTGTAAGGGCtggctctctctcatctccgacCCTCGTTTCGCCAAACTCCATCTCTCTAGATCACAGGTATGCCTCTTGGTCAAACCCATCACCGAACGCTACCAGTCAAGGAAACTCAACTTGGTCGATCTCCGGATCGCGACCTATGCTCGCCCTGGCGAGTATAGGATCAAACTAGTCCCCAAAATCAACCTCCCCAAAATTGCTTTTAACATTGTAAATTCCTGTAATGGGTTTCTATGTTTGTCTGAGCCCGCAACCGATGACCCCATTTATGTTTGCAATCCAATTTTGGGGGAGTACATTACCCTTCCAAAATGCTCTAGCGGCAAAACTGTTTCCAGCTGTGCTTTTGGTTTTAGCCCTGTGACTGATCAATACAAGGTAGTTCGGTCCTTCCGCATTGGAGACTATCATGAGGTGGAGATATATACATTGGGTGAAGGGTTTTGGAGAAACATAGGAAACGACCCTTATGGAGTGAAACCTAGGTTTGATTACTCGTTTGATACATTCGTTAGTGGATCTCTTCATTGGTTTGCTTTCCACTATCGTAATCCAGACTTAATTAATTGTTTTGACTTTACAAGTGAGCAATTTCGAGCAGTTCCTGGACCTTCGGGGTTTTGTGAGAGTCAGAAGGAATATATGGGCCTTGGAGTGCTACAAGGTTGCCTCTCTATATGTGATTTTTCAGACGGTGATCATGTTGATATATGGTTGATGAAGGATTATGGAGTGAAGCAGTCGTGGAGCAAGGACTTTTACATTGTTTATATGATTAATGAAACTAAAATCTACGACTATTATGAGCCGATTATGGTTTTGGAGAGTGGATTGATCTTGATGTTAGTTAATGAGGATTCTCTTTTGGTTTATGATCCTGTGTTGGAACACTATGAGGATGTTCTCATATATGGGATAGCATCCATGTTCCGTGGAACTGCTCATGTTCCTAGCTTGGTTTCACTCAGGGATATCGCAAGAGGAGAAAACCTAAAG ATGTGCAGAGCCTGA
- the LOC131323591 gene encoding putative F-box protein At5g55150, with protein sequence MGNWAELLEDLLVGIAKQIPALEDFVAFGGVCRSWRLVAIKHNFKGSQQTPWLMLSEQEGEENTSERRIVSLTKGGMVRKLALPGARGKRCFESLGWFITVSEHGEMELLHPFSQAQIPLPHINTFKYYVKNGSMEDNFIFIRKAVLSYSPDDALGNKDHVVMVIYGGRGWLGFWRPGYKAWTTIETRLAAFYDIVYYNGRFYGADAAGSIFACDVGGPNETVARFVGKIPHKFLIDKRPYIVASEAGLLMVVRDGCLAGYGDDPDFDCDNMDESRIDYGAKEFTLFAVDLNNGGWTEKKSLGDKALFLGDNASISVQASEFLRIKANCIYYTDDCWEAYKSFKPGGGKDMGIYNLEDGSRMPYYGRESFSSICPPIWVNPSF encoded by the coding sequence ATGGGGAATTGGGCAGAACTGTTAGAAGATCTACTCGTCGGCATTGCTAAGCAGATACCTGCCTTGGAAGATTTCGTAGCTTTTGGAGGAGTTTGCAGGTCGTGGCGACTGGTTGCGATTAAGCATAACTTCAAAGGGTCTCAACAAACTCCATGGCTCATGCTCTCCgaacaagaaggagaagagaacaCGAGCGAGCGTCGAATCGTGAGTCTCACAAAGGGTGGCATGGTTCGCAAATTGGCGCTACCAGGAGCAAGGGGAAAACGGTGTTTCGAGTCCCTGGGCTGGTTCATAACCGTGTCTGAACACGGGGAGATGGAGCTACTGCATCCTTTTTCTCAGGCTCAAATTCCTCTTCCCCATATCAATACTTTCAAGTATTACGTCAAAAACGGCAGCATGGaggataattttatttttatccggAAAGCAGTCTTATCTTATAGTCCTGATGATGCATTAGGAAACAAAGACCATGTAGTCATGGTTATATACGGAGGTCGTGGATGGTTGGGTTTTTGGAGGCCCGGATATAAGGCTTGGACCACCATTGAAACCCGGTTAGCAGCATTCTATGATATAGTTTATTACAATGGCAGATTTTACGGGGCCGATGCTGCAGGCAGCATTTTTGCTTGTGACGTTGGGGGGCCTAATGAAACCGTGGCACGGTTTGTTGGAAAAATACCTCACAAATTCCTTATTGACAAGCGACCGTACATAGTCGCATCAGAAGCGGGTTTATTGATGGTCGTTCGAGATGGTTGCCTTGCAGGCTATGGCGACGACCCTGACTTTGATTGTGATAATATGGATGAGTCTAGGATTGATTACGGGGCCAAAGAATTTACGTTGTTCGCGGTGGATCTAAACAATGGAGGATGGACGGAGAAAAAGAGCTTAGGTGACAAAGCCTTGTTCTTGGGTGACAATGCATCTATCTCCGTGCAAGCCTCGGAATTCCTGAGAATAAAAGCTAATTGTATCTATTACACCGACGATTGTTGGGAAGCATACAAATCTTTCAAACCAGGCGGAGGCAAGGACATGGGTATTTACAATTTGGAAGATGGAAGCCGGATGCCTTACTATGGAAGGGAGTCTTTTAGTTCTATTTGTCCGCCTATCTGGGTCAACCCGTCTTTCTGA